The DNA sequence gtagtcatgacatgtagaatactaatatatatatgcacatattctatatagaagtatgagaacttccaatttcaccatagaccaaattacaacaaattcacactcacacaaagacacacacacacacacacacacatataaacacacatacacatatataaacatgtctaaaagtcttggatcttcaataatgatgatgtgacatactgaagatttccaaatatatgtgctgggccttctagatggggctttccgtgcatgcTGTAAAAGTTGTTGTAGATTCCCGTCCAAGTTGAActttcttcacttaaattgccataactccttctagaaaagtagGAATCGTAAATCGTAAaatcagaaactagacacatggggctttccgtgcatatagggtacttctcctaattccatccgagaagttcccagtaattcagcgaagttaggttctagacatgaacttgtaaaagattttgcagattcccgtccaagctgaaatgccttcacttaaattgccataactccttctagaaaagtcggaattgCAAACtgtaaaatttctcaaaaactagacacatggggctttccgtgcatataagGTACAACTCCTAATTCCATCCTAAAAGTTCCCaataattcagcgaagttaggttctagacatgaacttgtaaaagatgttgcagattccagTCCAAgttgaactgccttcacttaaattgccataactccttatAGAAAAGTCAGAATCACAAACTGTAAAATTCTTCAAAAACTAAACACATGGAGCTTTCCGTGAATATAGCGTATAGCTCATAATTCCATCCGAGtcgttcccagtaattcagcgaagttaggtgttCCACACAAAAGTTTATGTGTTAGTTAGCTTagcttagcttcttttcttacttctttgaaacacacctacaaagacactaaactaacgtaaatgaaccataaataaggagaactaaacatatatactaagagaaagaggcatagaaatataagaattaagaaaatatgagcacatcaacatacatatatagatatagatatagatatatatatatatatatatataatagtttacgggcttttactggcctggcctagcgggctttttgACTGGCCGGGCCAGGCTTTTGGCCCTCTGGgtcggcgggcctccatcggcccacttgatccgtgggctttttgatgaggcctaatttGAGTCTTTGTTGAAGATCATAAAATTTTAAGAACTCTGTCCAGCACTAGTGTAGCTGTTAATCTCTATACGAATGAGGGCTATGTTAGGaagtgaaatccacactccatgtttttttttttaatattttgctTTAGGAATTATATTGTTCTACAGAAAAAGTAAAGACGATAATAAAATTAAGTAATATTtgttaggggaaatgatcatttacccaattttagtttaaaaattgtccacttacccaaacactctaagagattatttcccttatacccaattaagtattttttttgattcatttttatttatttttgggacaattttgccctctccttttttgtcacttagagaaataagtcattggagaccttgcttGACTCCGGTGGTGGACTCCGCGGCGACCGGTGATAGGAATATGGCAACCGGTCACCAGAATTAGgcaaccgatgaccggaatccggctaccggactggtgacggGATTCCggtgtctgaatttattgccccctaataatacccattaaccatattattgccccccagtaatcatattattaccccccaataatcatattattgcctctaataatcatattattgccctctagTAAATtacataaactcccaaaaccaaaatgaatacactacagacacaattgatcaatttatatgcatattattgccctccaatactcatattattgccccccaatactcatattattgcctctcaatactcatattacttttatacgttatcagcacgctcagagccaatagccaagaaaaaaatctctagttttctagtttctttccgtaaaaaaaaaaaagaaggaaaaatatttcttcttttctgccgccatccaaattttttttttggccatcGGCCTCACCGCACCCAGCCAAGAGAAATTGATCTTTGCACCCAACAGCAGGACCAGAGCAATTGATCTCCACGCTGCCCTTGAGACCCGATCTTGACCTCAACGACGACTCCTCTGCACTGTTGCCGCACCCAGATCGGATTCGTCAGCCCCCCACCGTTGCAGCACCCAGATCAGCGACGATGTAGCAGCCCACCCGTCACCTGGCTGCCCAGCCCCCCGCCCTTGTGCCTAGCGTGCTCTGCCCAACGCCTCTGCACGCATCACCGCCGAACACTAGTGCTCCTCCAGATATCGATCTACCCAGCCACTCATCCTGCAGCACCAATCCCAGCACCGGCCGCAAATTCCAGCGAGAGAGATCGGTTAGTAGCTgcagagagagatagaggagagagagtgaacatgtaattttttttaattaattaaatgttGAAATTGTCATTTAACACTGAATtgagtaaatgaggttaaaaaactcttagtgaagTAAGCGGGTAATtttgaagctgaaattgggtaagtgatcCCGACCCCTTTGTTACTCACCTGATGAACAGTTATATAGGAAAGATAGAACGAATAAGAAGAGACATTAGAAGCTAATCTGGTCATTGTTGTGTGAGGCCGTGAGTGCGAGTGAAGCTTTTCacatcaaaatatcaaatgCTTCAAAGTTGAAAATATAAACcgtttggcaaaaaaaaaaaaaaaaaaaactcatagaCCAAAAAATAACTGGCAGATAAATACGacatttaaaaggaaaaaatcaaagaaatttccctccactctctctctcctctctctcctctctctctctcccgctCCTGTGTGACAGTCACTGCTTCGTGCTCAAATCCCAAACTGGAAACCCTAAATTgcccaacctctctctctctctctctgcaattccTCCATTTCCGATGGCCTCCAAGACCCCCGACGAGCCTTGCATCTCCGAGACCGAGGTCGAGACAATAGCCATGAGAATCAAGAGGAAACGCTCCCGGCGCGTGAGCTTCGCCGACACTGAGATCACCTCCGTCCACATATTCAACCGCGACGACGAGGACTCCGACAACGCTCCCGACTCCGAACTCCAGTCCAGCTCTCTAAACGACTCCGCCGAGCCGGATAATGGTGCCGTAGGGTTTTTCAAGGATGTCGGCGGCGAAAGCGACGATTTCAAGGATTCCGATGACGACGAGGACGACGACGGAGTCGATGGGAGGAAGTCGTTTTTGAGACCGCTCGGTTCGCCTTCTCCGATGAGTAGCGTTCCTGGCTCTGCTACCTCCAACAACGGTAAAgctattttcttatttttttttcgattaattattattatttgctTGCTGATTGGTCTTTGGGAAACAAATTATTACTCTATTGTGTATGTGTGCCTTCAAATTGCTCGAATAGGATGGCTGTGAATCAAATTATTGGTTGTATGCATTGGCTTGTTGTTGGTAGATGTTGTTTCGTAGATGAAACTTCTGAAGTATGCAAGTTGTATCAAGATGTTTGAAGATGACAAATTCGCCGATTTCTATGGTTATATTGAAGTACCAGTGATCAAAGAAAGGAAATCCTAGCATTTTGATTTTTATAAGTGTATTTTTGGTCATATTCTTCCAGCATTAGTTAGTTAGTTTCTGTATCTTGATATCTGGTGTTCGCTGTGATTTGTTTTTGCAGAAGAAGATTTCTTTGGTCCTGTATCAGCAGATTTCATTAGACCCGGACTATCTGACTCTGCAGCCTCAGATAGCTTTCATGAAACTACAATGGACACCACCGCGTTTTCATTGCATTATCGTAGTCTTGCAAGGTCAGACTTTGGAGGAGATCTCAAGACCCCAACATCTTTTCGCCTTGCCTTTGAAGAGAAGACACCAACCCCTAACCCCAGTGATTCAGGAAGTCTTATGTCTCTAACGAAACCAAAGAATCTAACTCCTCAGTCTTCGGTTCCTGTTGATAAGGTCAGAGGCGGTGAAGATTCGAATGACATGAGTATTATAGAAGAGAACCCACATAGGTATGATTATGGAAGACTATCTCCTAAATTAGATGCACTTTTGGCAGAAGGTAGCAAGGATCTGCATGCTGACTCAATTACTGCCTCTATTAGCAAAATGCCATCCAAGAGAAGTGAGGTTACTGTGTTGGAAAAAAATGGAATTGGCCACATGGATCTAAGAGATGGTAGGAGTACTGAAATGGGCAATTTTGGCACTCATGAGATGTCCACTGACCCAGCATCTATTTCTCGTATCAAGTTGAGTGAGGCAATTGGTCTGGTTGCTGGTGACTCCATTGACGACCAAATCCGGACTCCAAATCAGTTAATGAAGGTAAGATCGTTTTAAATAGGATTTTTGATAGAACTGTTGCCACTTTTGAGTCGCTATCATccatttataatttcaaatagtTTGATATGGTGTTGCACATCTACTTGTTGCAACTAAgattgtgcttggtgttgttagTAGGGAGAAAAGTTCATGCACCTCAACCTTTTTGGTTTTagtgcatttgtttttttttatacctCAAAAATGAGCCCTCTTAGTTGTTTAAACGGAATACGATAGTAGCTGATGTGAAATGTTTCCATTTTATTGTTGCTGTTCTTGTTTGTTGAAGTGATTGTACTGTTCTGTGGCTGTTGTAAACATGTGCTCAAAAATTTTGTGTATGGTTGGGATCTGTGACAAAATGGGCTGTGATGATATCTGTTGATGATGCCAGAATGTATACATTGTTTTAGAGGTCGATGAAATTTGGCTGGTTTGATGTGAAGGGTTCCGTTTTCTGAATCaaaattatgaagaaaagaATTAGAcccaaattctgaaattttaacaCTTTCAGCTCCTCTGATAACCATGATAATATGGTAAGTACCCAGAAGTCTCATTGCCAAATATTTGTCTGGTAGTCTGGTATTGTCATTATTCTGATGTTAATTACATTCTTTTCCTCTGGCTTTACTTTTATTATTGTTCAGAACAGTCTGCATAGCTGATGCATTATTTGTGCTTTCATTCTCGGTTCTCAAAAATGTAAAAGTTATCTGGTTCTATGGTTATAATAGAATTCCAATTGTATTATTGAAGTTAAGAGCAGAAaaagtctctttttttttactgtaCAATAAACGATTTTTAAATATCATGGGTTTGTTGAATATTCAATCTATCATCTCAACTGTTTGTCTAACAACTAATGAATACACTATAAAGTGCTAAAAGTTACTCATGAGTTTTTTTATGGGTGAATGAGGCACAGGTTTGTTACATTTTCCTGTGTTTTATTTGTAGGTCAGTAACGAACTCACTAAAGATCTATTTCAAAAGGGTATGGAGAGTTTAGAGTTACCTGCTGCGAATGGAGACCTTGTAGCAAATGTCAATAGTAAAGCAACTAAAGCTCTAGAAAATTCTCCCAAGGACAGAAGATATAATACTAATATTGATCCTCATTCTGATAAGGAGGGGTCCAGATTCATGTTATCTGCTAGAGGACAGCAGTCAATTATGAATACTCCTAATTTAGCAAGACATTCAGGGACAGTAACTCCTTCCTCAAAACATAAAGATTGGTATCCAGCAATTCAGAAAAGCATTTCCAGGTTAAGAATTCCAGAGCCTTCTCCCCGTGCTTCTAGTCTCAAAGATGGAATTGAGAAATTAAGATGTAGATTGTCAAGTCACTCATCCCCAAATGCTCCTTTAAGTACTGTTATGGCTGACATTAGCAAAGATCTACAACGTGACTTTAACAAATCTCCTACTGCTTTTTTGGAGAAGCAAGTAGGTGATCTGGATAAGGGGGGACAGAAGTGTTTGGTTAACACAGGTACACATGACAATGAGAACCCAGTTAACATCCGTAAGTTGGGGAAGGATGAAAATTCCACAGACACTGCAAAAGATGAAGCATCTCTGAACACGTTTGCAGACATTCTTTTGAAGGATAAACTTGACAGACCAATAGAAGAAGTGGCTCCACCCTCTCAGCTGTCAGTATCTGGAAGTGAAATGACCCAGCATCTCTTGATGTCAGAAAATAACACAAAGGGAACAATGGTTTCTTCTGGAACTGATTGCCTATTGGCAGATGAGCGAGAAGAGAATCTTCCCCATGTGCAACTTCAATCAGAAAATAACTTCGAAACTCCTTTAAGTGGTGCAGGCATTCTGAACATTCAATTGCAAAGTCCAGATAAAAGATTTCAACCTGGACTAGAACCCCAGTCTAAACCATATGTCTCAAGAAGTATGACTGAACCATCCCTTCAGGTCAGTCGCTGTGTTTTGTTCTTTGTCCAATATCTAACACATTGACCTTGCACCTATATATGTGCCATGCATTTGCTTGCGGTTTTCAAACCAGTATTCCATGCCCTTCTGGCCTCAGTAGGTTGGGTGGTGGACTAAAgtttattcaaatttgacagtGGCTTACTTATAGTTGTGCATGCATCAGACAGCTGCTGTTAAATACAATgttgctttatttaattatcattagTTCTTGTGAGGCTTAGAAATTTGACATTTTGTTTGGTAATGATCAACTCAGTGCCCTCCCCCTAAAGACTCAGCTCTGAGCAACTCCATGGAAGGGCCATCTAA is a window from the Rosa chinensis cultivar Old Blush chromosome 2, RchiOBHm-V2, whole genome shotgun sequence genome containing:
- the LOC112190064 gene encoding uncharacterized protein LOC112190064 isoform X2 — protein: MASKTPDEPCISETEVETIAMRIKRKRSRRVSFADTEITSVHIFNRDDEDSDNAPDSELQSSSLNDSAEPDNGAVGFFKDVGGESDDFKDSDDDEDDDGVDGRKSFLRPLGSPSPMSSVPGSATSNNEEDFFGPVSADFIRPGLSDSAASDSFHETTMDTTAFSLHYRSLARSDFGGDLKTPTSFRLAFEEKTPTPNPSDSGSLMSLTKPKNLTPQSSVPVDKVRGGEDSNDMSIIEENPHRYDYGRLSPKLDALLAEGSKDLHADSITASISKMPSKRSEVTVLEKNGIGHMDLRDGRSTEMGNFGTHEMSTDPASISRIKLSEAIGLVAGDSIDDQIRTPNQLMKVSNELTKDLFQKGMESLELPAANGDLVANVNSKATKALENSPKDRRYNTNIDPHSDKEGSRFMLSARGQQSIMNTPNLARHSGTVTPSSKHKDWYPAIQKSISRLRIPEPSPRASSLKDGIEKLRCRLSSHSSPNAPLSTVMADISKDLQRDFNKSPTAFLEKQVGDLDKGGQKCLVNTGTHDNENPVNIRKLGKDENSTDTAKDEASLNTFADILLKDKLDRPIEEVAPPSQLSVSGSEMTQHLLMSENNTKGTMVSSGTDCLLADEREENLPHVQLQSENNFETPLSGAGILNIQLQSPDKRFQPGLEPQSKPYVSRSMTEPSLQCPPPKDSALSNSMEGPSKSPPRKRQTPSPPLRNTPWSPLREEPSQSPCRKETARSPSRKKLTESLSWKETIQPFIEELIGSPIEKEPNHSLFLKELTLSPFRPSYAEHIDNMGPVGKDMVSSELNSNNHPNDDCYQGLHISQSLLTKQDADNSFGRKRRNLGITLQDGDCTDKIPDSQRSSKIHRSENYDLQFMLGHASTLHSDREKYGGELGGGAIWESWTDILVKFSGDSEQLLSPLTSNLNLKAIGVLEDILIHLLKAKKYETLCAEIKSQKVNCISAGHKRVAEARLLLYRLANEKAKLQLMHLKHQKLQSRVQLLSSAVQESQMLKLNFIQCQSEAGKGETLVDESRSCLVNHASCDNVSTMRQELRASDEKIKSLSKFFHSHIKFKGEPSYANTIALVHDHLKTRTFCRLIRQELQSWDVDEFEIKNGHYNIILSYHGYIIQRFSGNMGPTSCIVISKKLNNVKIMKAFPNIDALVAFDFVLDAEATREMFDSRCLAEETQVTRSQLCNLLDVAEEVQLARFEIVNLIQTSFHTPSDDQLDLQLCFLNCKSSRKVTLSLDMTCLKRGVYPSEILPYQIQAFESAARVLLPQSLLTEIRAAAEGLEPGSTRIMRLCKCISQVV
- the LOC112190064 gene encoding uncharacterized protein LOC112190064 isoform X3 — translated: MASKTPDEPCISETEVETIAMRIKRKRSRRVSFADTEITSVHIFNRDDEDSDNAPDSELQSSSLNDSAEPDNGAVGFFKDVGGESDDFKDSDDDEDDDGVDGRKSFLRPLGSPSPMSSVPGSATSNNEEDFFGPVSADFIRPGLSDSAASDSFHETTMDTTAFSLHYRSLARSDFGGDLKTPTSFRLAFEEKTPTPNPSDSGSLMSLTKPKNLTPQSSVPVDKVRGGEDSNDMSIIEENPHRYDYGRLSPKLDALLAEGSKDLHADSITASISKMPSKRSEVTVLEKNGIGHMDLRDGRSTEMGNFGTHEMSTDPASISRIKLSEAIGLVAGDSIDDQIRTPNQLMKVSNELTKDLFQKGMESLELPAANGDLVANVNSKATKALENSPKDRRYNTNIDPHSDKEGSRFMLSARGQQSIMNTPNLARHSGTVTPSSKHKDWYPAIQKSISRLRIPEPSPRASSLKDGIEKLRCRLSSHSSPNAPLSTVMADISKDLQRDFNKSPTAFLEKQVGDLDKGGQKCLVNTGTHDNENPVNIRKLGKDENSTDTAKDEASLNTFADILLKDKLDRPIEEVAPPSQLSVSGSEMTQHLLMSENNTKGTMVSSGTDCLLADEREENLPHVQLQSENNFETPLSGAGILNIQLQSPDKRFQPGLEPQSKPYVSRSMTEPSLQCPPPKDSALSNSMEGPSKSPPRKRQTPSPPLRNTPWSPLREEPSQSPCRKETARSPSRKKLTESLSWKETIQPFIEELIGSPIEKEPNHSLFLKELTLSPFRPSYAEHIDNMGPVGKDMVSSELNSNNHPNDDCYQGLHISQSLLTKQDADNSFGRKRRNLGITLQDGDCTDKIPDSQRSSKIHRSENYDLQFMLGHASTLHSDREKYGGELGGGAIWESWTDILVKFSGDSEQLLSPLTSNLNLKAIGVLEDILIHLLKAKKYETLCAEIKSQKVNCISAGHKRVAEARLLLYRLANEKAKLQLMHLKHQKLQSRVQLLSSAVQESQMLKLNFIQCQSEAGKGETLVDESRSCLVNHVGEQEASCDNVSTMRQELRASDEKIKSLSKFFHSHIKFKGEPSYANTIALVHDHLKTRTFCRLIRQELQSWDVDEFEIKNGHYNIILSYHGYIIQRFSGNMGPTSCIVISKKLNNAFPNIDALVAFDFVLDAEATREMFDSRCLAEETQVTRSQLCNLLDVAEEVQLARFEIVNLIQTSFHTPSDDQLDLQLCFLNCKSSRKVTLSLDMTCLKRGVYPSEILPYQIQAFESAARVLLPQSLLTEIRAAAEGLEPGSTRIMRLCKCISQVV
- the LOC112190064 gene encoding uncharacterized protein LOC112190064 isoform X4, whose translation is MASKTPDEPCISETEVETIAMRIKRKRSRRVSFADTEITSVHIFNRDDEDSDNAPDSELQSSSLNDSAEPDNGAVGFFKDVGGESDDFKDSDDDEDDDGVDGRKSFLRPLGSPSPMSSVPGSATSNNEEDFFGPVSADFIRPGLSDSAASDSFHETTMDTTAFSLHYRSLARSDFGGDLKTPTSFRLAFEEKTPTPNPSDSGSLMSLTKPKNLTPQSSVPVDKVRGGEDSNDMSIIEENPHSKMPSKRSEVTVLEKNGIGHMDLRDGRSTEMGNFGTHEMSTDPASISRIKLSEAIGLVAGDSIDDQIRTPNQLMKVSNELTKDLFQKGMESLELPAANGDLVANVNSKATKALENSPKDRRYNTNIDPHSDKEGSRFMLSARGQQSIMNTPNLARHSGTVTPSSKHKDWYPAIQKSISRLRIPEPSPRASSLKDGIEKLRCRLSSHSSPNAPLSTVMADISKDLQRDFNKSPTAFLEKQVGDLDKGGQKCLVNTGTHDNENPVNIRKLGKDENSTDTAKDEASLNTFADILLKDKLDRPIEEVAPPSQLSVSGSEMTQHLLMSENNTKGTMVSSGTDCLLADEREENLPHVQLQSENNFETPLSGAGILNIQLQSPDKRFQPGLEPQSKPYVSRSMTEPSLQCPPPKDSALSNSMEGPSKSPPRKRQTPSPPLRNTPWSPLREEPSQSPCRKETARSPSRKKLTESLSWKETIQPFIEELIGSPIEKEPNHSLFLKELTLSPFRPSYAEHIDNMGPVGKDMVSSELNSNNHPNDDCYQGLHISQSLLTKQDADNSFGRKRRNLGITLQDGDCTDKIPDSQRSSKIHRSENYDLQFMLGHASTLHSDREKYGGELGGGAIWESWTDILVKFSGDSEQLLSPLTSNLNLKAIGVLEDILIHLLKAKKYETLCAEIKSQKVNCISAGHKRVAEARLLLYRLANEKAKLQLMHLKHQKLQSRVQLLSSAVQESQMLKLNFIQCQSEAGKGETLVDESRSCLVNHVGEQEASCDNVSTMRQELRASDEKIKSLSKFFHSHIKFKGEPSYANTIALVHDHLKTRTFCRLIRQELQSWDVDEFEIKNGHYNIILSYHGYIIQRFSGNMGPTSCIVISKKLNNVKIMKAFPNIDALVAFDFVLDAEATREMFDSRCLAEETQVTRSQLCNLLDVAEEVQLARFEIVNLIQTSFHTPSDDQLDLQLCFLNCKSSRKVTLSLDMTCLKRGVYPSEILPYQIQAFESAARVLLPQSLLTEIRAAAEGLEPGSTRIMRLCKCISQVV
- the LOC112190064 gene encoding uncharacterized protein LOC112190064 isoform X1, producing MASKTPDEPCISETEVETIAMRIKRKRSRRVSFADTEITSVHIFNRDDEDSDNAPDSELQSSSLNDSAEPDNGAVGFFKDVGGESDDFKDSDDDEDDDGVDGRKSFLRPLGSPSPMSSVPGSATSNNEEDFFGPVSADFIRPGLSDSAASDSFHETTMDTTAFSLHYRSLARSDFGGDLKTPTSFRLAFEEKTPTPNPSDSGSLMSLTKPKNLTPQSSVPVDKVRGGEDSNDMSIIEENPHRYDYGRLSPKLDALLAEGSKDLHADSITASISKMPSKRSEVTVLEKNGIGHMDLRDGRSTEMGNFGTHEMSTDPASISRIKLSEAIGLVAGDSIDDQIRTPNQLMKVSNELTKDLFQKGMESLELPAANGDLVANVNSKATKALENSPKDRRYNTNIDPHSDKEGSRFMLSARGQQSIMNTPNLARHSGTVTPSSKHKDWYPAIQKSISRLRIPEPSPRASSLKDGIEKLRCRLSSHSSPNAPLSTVMADISKDLQRDFNKSPTAFLEKQVGDLDKGGQKCLVNTGTHDNENPVNIRKLGKDENSTDTAKDEASLNTFADILLKDKLDRPIEEVAPPSQLSVSGSEMTQHLLMSENNTKGTMVSSGTDCLLADEREENLPHVQLQSENNFETPLSGAGILNIQLQSPDKRFQPGLEPQSKPYVSRSMTEPSLQCPPPKDSALSNSMEGPSKSPPRKRQTPSPPLRNTPWSPLREEPSQSPCRKETARSPSRKKLTESLSWKETIQPFIEELIGSPIEKEPNHSLFLKELTLSPFRPSYAEHIDNMGPVGKDMVSSELNSNNHPNDDCYQGLHISQSLLTKQDADNSFGRKRRNLGITLQDGDCTDKIPDSQRSSKIHRSENYDLQFMLGHASTLHSDREKYGGELGGGAIWESWTDILVKFSGDSEQLLSPLTSNLNLKAIGVLEDILIHLLKAKKYETLCAEIKSQKVNCISAGHKRVAEARLLLYRLANEKAKLQLMHLKHQKLQSRVQLLSSAVQESQMLKLNFIQCQSEAGKGETLVDESRSCLVNHVGEQEASCDNVSTMRQELRASDEKIKSLSKFFHSHIKFKGEPSYANTIALVHDHLKTRTFCRLIRQELQSWDVDEFEIKNGHYNIILSYHGYIIQRFSGNMGPTSCIVISKKLNNVKIMKAFPNIDALVAFDFVLDAEATREMFDSRCLAEETQVTRSQLCNLLDVAEEVQLARFEIVNLIQTSFHTPSDDQLDLQLCFLNCKSSRKVTLSLDMTCLKRGVYPSEILPYQIQAFESAARVLLPQSLLTEIRAAAEGLEPGSTRIMRLCKCISQVV
- the LOC112190064 gene encoding uncharacterized protein LOC112190064 isoform X5; this encodes MASKTPDEPCISETEVETIAMRIKRKRSRRVSFADTEITSVHIFNRDDEDSDNAPDSELQSSSLNDSAEPDNGAVGFFKDVGGESDDFKDSDDDEDDDGVDGRKSFLRPLGSPSPMSSVPGSATSNNEEDFFGPVSADFIRPGLSDSAASDSFHETTMDTTAFSLHYRSLARSDFGGDLKTPTSFRLAFEEKTPTPNPSDSGSLMSLTKPKNLTPQSSVPVDKVRGGEDSNDMSIIEENPHRYDYGRLSPKLDALLAEGSKDLHADSITASISKMPSKRSEVTVLEKNGIGHMDLRDGRSTEMGNFGTHEMSTDPASISRIKLSEAIGLVAGDSIDDQIRTPNQLMKVSNELTKDLFQKGMESLELPAANGDLVANVNSKATKALENSPKDRRYNTNIDPHSDKEGSRFMLSARGQQSIMNTPNLARHSGTVTPSSKHKDWYPAIQKSISRLRIPEPSPRASSLKDGIEKLRCRLSSHSSPNAPLSTVMADISKDLQRDFNKSPTAFLEKQVGDLDKGGQKCLVNTGTHDNENPVNIRKLGKDENSTDTAKDEASLNTFADILLKDKLDRPIEEVAPPSQLSVSGSEMTQHLLMSENNTKGTMVSSGTDCLLADEREENLPHVQLQSENNFETPLSGAGILNIQLQSPDKRFQPGLEPQSKPYVSRSMTEPSLQCPPPKDSALSNSMEGPSKSPPRKRQTPSPPLRNTPWSPLREEPSQSPCRKETARSPSRKKLTESLSWKETIQPFIEELIGSPIEKEPNHSLFLKELTLSPFRPSYAEHIDNMGPVGKDMVSSELNSNNHPNDDCYQGLHISQSLLTKQDADNSFGRKRRNLGITLQDGDCTDKIPDSQRSSKIHRSENYDLQFMLGHASTLHSDREKYGGELGGGAIWESWTDILVKFSGDSEQLLSPLTSNLNLKAIGVLEDILIHLLKAKKYETLCAEIKSQKVNCISAGHKRVAEARLLLYRLANEKAKLQLMHLKHQKLQSRVQLLSSAVQESQMLKLNFIQCQSEAGKGETLVDESRSCLVNHVGEQEVSCAGVLSKNYGV